The sequence AATATTACCTTTATCCGTCTGGGTTTCTATAGCTGTTGCCAGCTAGCTTAGGACATGGACATTTTGGTGGGGCGTCTTCGCCGCCCCACCAAAATGTCCTAACCGATATGGCTAGCGCTATAAAAGGCAATCCCGACCCTGGACAAAAATATGCGGGAGGTCGTACTGCATACTCCTCCCGCACACGTGAGTTTCTAATGACCGCCTTGTCGAACGCTTCCGGTCAGAGCGAAACTATGCTGCGATCGCCGTTGTAGACTCAATGGGGTAATCGACCGCTTTCCAAGCCGCCAGACCACCACGCAACTCCGATACGTTCACAAATCCAGCAGAACGAAGCTGTTCAGCAGCAGCAGCAGACTCTTCGTCCGTTTCGCCATACACATAGATATCGCGCGTCATCTCAAAGCTTTGGCAAACCCGCTCAACTAGCTCAGCCATGGGCATCGAGATGGCTCCCATAATATGAGCAAGGTTGAACTGCTGGCGATCACGCACGTCAATAATGGTGAGGGCTGGCTCTCCCCAGTCCAATCGTGCTTTTAGGTCGTACACACGGGACTTCTTTTGCAAACTAGGAGGCATAGGAACTATGCCGAAGACTTTTTCCATAGTGGTATTGGGTGAAAAGGAACGTTGATTACTCCTCTGTAATCTACCAAGTTCAGTTAAAGTTCGCAAAGTTATGCTACGAAGTCTTGACTAACTTGACTTCATATTTGCCCAAAAAGATTGATGATTGTCTATGGTATTCCGTGTTTTATTCGAGGCACAGCACGAGGGCTCGCCATCTTGAACCCAGATTGAATGGTCGGGAACGCGATTCCTAATTGCTATCGTATTGCTATCGTTGCAACAGACTGTTAATGGTGGTGATGGTACGCGCCCGCTTCTGGCTGGAACGGACGCATCGCCTGAGCAATTTCAACCCCCAAATGCTGAAGCATATCCGCCAGTACCGGATCGGGGGATAGTTGCAGATAGGTGGGATGCAGTTCTAACGAGACATGGCGATTGCCTAAATGGTAGGCCGCCCGCAGGAGCCGAAACGGATCGGTACTGGTCACCACTAGCACGGGTTCGGGTTTCGCCTGTACTCGCACTTGCACGCCCGTGGGCGATCGCAACATATCGCCATCTCGCAGGACGGTGCCTCTAGGCAGGTTGAAATACAAATCATCACCATTGTCCGCTTGAAAGCAATGGCGCGATCGCACCCGTTCCTCGGCGGTGAGTAAGAGCGTGTAATCAACGGGAAGATCAGGGTTAGGAGGCAATTTTTCAGTCAGTGTAATCACAGAGCGATTGTCATTAGAAATTTAGACAGCCGTTTGTACTCTATCACCGCCTTAGCGAATTCCAGTGCCATAGGCCATCACTTCGATCGCCATCAATCCATTACTGGTATCACCATTAAGACTGGCGCTTTCAATGCGGACGTTGAGGACTTGGCTGGCTCCCCAGGCGATCGCCTCTTCTTTCATTCGCAGCAGAGCCTCTCGCCGCCCTCGCTCTAATAGACCTTCATAGACGGAAATGCGCCCACCTATTAAACTCAGCAACGACGCCATCACTGTTTTGAAGTAATCACTTGATATGACGACACTTCCAACAACCATCGTCGATGTCTGGGCAGGCGGAACCAATTCGCAATTAGACAGGTTATACACCGGAACATGACGAACCTTTTGTTCTCGCTGTTCAATATCGCGAACGTGCGATTTCTCTGTCTGAGTCCCCACAACATAGCCGATCAGCAACAATCCTAGAAAAACGATTAGACCTTCCATACCTACTCCACCACCACCGCCGTTCCGTAGGCAAATAGCTCCGCCGCCCCCTGGGCAATAGAAGATGTCCCAAAGCGAATATTCACAATCGCATTGGCTCCCATCTTGGTTGCGTCTTGAATCATGCGATTGGTGGCTTCTTGGCGTGCCTCTTGCAAAAGCTCGGTGTATCCTTTCAGCTCGCCCCCCACAATATTTTTGAATCCCGCCAGAATATCTTTACCCACGTTTTTCGCACGAACCGTACTGCCCTGCACCAAACCCAAATGCCGCACCGTTTTTCGTCCCGGAACACTTTCAAGCGTAGTTAAGAGCATAGATTTAAGTATTCAAAACTATGCCCCATTCTAGTGAGTTTGCTCAGGTCTGCGGCGAAATAGTTTCTAAACTGTTACGGTTTCCCAGACCGCATGGAGCAGTCAAGGGTTTCCCCTACACTGCCCCCGTCCACCTGGTGATCGCAGCCCCTAGGCAGGCTTTGACTTCGCTTCCAATTCCTCTAAGCGACTACGCAGCTCTTGATTGTCTTTT is a genomic window of Synechococcales cyanobacterium T60_A2020_003 containing:
- a CDS encoding rhodanese-like domain-containing protein; this encodes MEKVFGIVPMPPSLQKKSRVYDLKARLDWGEPALTIIDVRDRQQFNLAHIMGAISMPMAELVERVCQSFEMTRDIYVYGETDEESAAAAEQLRSAGFVNVSELRGGLAAWKAVDYPIESTTAIAA
- the ureE gene encoding urease accessory protein UreE, which codes for MITLTEKLPPNPDLPVDYTLLLTAEERVRSRHCFQADNGDDLYFNLPRGTVLRDGDMLRSPTGVQVRVQAKPEPVLVVTSTDPFRLLRAAYHLGNRHVSLELHPTYLQLSPDPVLADMLQHLGVEIAQAMRPFQPEAGAYHHHH
- a CDS encoding heavy metal-binding domain-containing protein, with amino-acid sequence MEGLIVFLGLLLIGYVVGTQTEKSHVRDIEQREQKVRHVPVYNLSNCELVPPAQTSTMVVGSVVISSDYFKTVMASLLSLIGGRISVYEGLLERGRREALLRMKEEAIAWGASQVLNVRIESASLNGDTSNGLMAIEVMAYGTGIR
- a CDS encoding YbjQ family protein; the protein is MLLTTLESVPGRKTVRHLGLVQGSTVRAKNVGKDILAGFKNIVGGELKGYTELLQEARQEATNRMIQDATKMGANAIVNIRFGTSSIAQGAAELFAYGTAVVVE